The DNA segment TTACGCGCATATGCTCTTGCAGCTGGTGTTGCACGAATACCAGAATAGTCTACCACTTCAACTTCTTTTACAGGTGTGTAGTCAACTTTTTTCTCAACTATTGTTTCAGCTGGCGCAACTTCTCCTGTTTCGCTAGCACCTGGAATAGCTTCACCTGGTTCACCTATCCAAGCAATTGTTTTAACAACTGGTACAACATCTCCTGCTTGAGCTAAAATTTTTAATAATGTTCCGCTAGCATCAGCTTCAACTTCCATATTTACTTTGTCTGTTACAATCTCTAAAAGGACTTCTCCTGCTTCGACATGGTCTCCTTCATTTTTAAACCATTGTACGATTTCGCCCTCTTCCATTTCACTACCGGCTTTTGGCATTATAACCTCTACTGCCATGTTTTATTCACATCCTTCGCTAACTATATTTTTATTTTTTATTTACAGCTTTTTTAATTGTTGCTTTGATGTCTTCAACATCAGGTACAACTAATTTTTCTAAGTTTTTAGCTGATGGAATGTTAGTGTCGGCTCCTGCAACACGGTAAATTGGGCTATCTAAGAAATCAAATGCATCACTTTCTGCGATACGTGCAACGATTTCTCCTCCAAATCCACCAGTTTTGAATGAGTCGTGACATACTACTAATTTTCCTGTTTTTTGTACAGATTTAACTATTAAGTCTGTATCTAATGGTACTAATGTAATTGGGTCTACTACTTCTACTGAGATTCCTTCTTGTTTTAATTCTTCTGCAGCTTGTAAACTACGTTCTAACATTCTTCCCCAAGATACTAATGTTACGTCAGTACCCTCAGCTTTGATATCACCTTTTCCAATTACACCAACTTTACCTAATTCCACCTCACCTTTACGTCCAAATAACGCTTTAGGCTCGATGTAGATAACTGGGTTGTTATCTCTGATTGCAGCTCTTAAGATTGAGTAAACATCTCCTGCAGTACCTGGTGCTACTACTTTAAGACCTGGAATGTGACAGAACCATGCTTCTAAAGCTTTACAGTGTTGAGCAGCCGCTCCAGTTCCAGAACCAGATGCACAACGATAAGTAACTGGCACTTGAACTTCTCCACCTAACATATAACGCATTGGTGCTGCTTGGTTAACGATAGCATCCATACCAATTGTTACGAAGTCCATAAATGTTACGTCTACGATTGGACGCATACCTACTGATGCTGCTCCAGCCGCAGCTCCACAAATTGCAGCTTCACTAATAGGTGTGTCGATAACACGTTCAGAACCAAATTCTTCCAACATACCTACTGTTGTACCGAAGTCCCCTCCGAAAATACCTACATCTTCACCCATTAAAAATACATTTTCATCTTCACGCATTTCGTGAGTCATAGCTTCTTTTATGGCTTCACGAATTGTCATAATTTTTGTTTCTTTAGTCATAACTATTTATCTCCTATTATATAAAATATTATTTAAATTATTTTAAACTAAAATATTAGTCAGCGTAGTTATCTTGGAACGCAATTGAACCATCAGCAAATGGTGATTCTTTAGCAAATTCTACTGCTTCGTTGATAGTTGCTATTGATCTATCTTCAATTTCTTTTAATTCTGCTTCTGTAGCAATTCCATTTTCTAATAAGTAATTTTTATATTTTACGTTAGGATCTTTAAGTTTCCATTCAGCAACTTCTTCACGGCTACGATATTTACCAGCATCAGAAGCTGAGTGTCCAAACCATCTGTAAGATACTGCTTCTACTAAAACAGGTCCTTTACCACTTCTAGCGTGTTCGATAGCTTCTTGCATTGCATCATATACTGCTAATACGTCATTACCATCTTCTACATGGATTCCTTTGATTCTATATGAAGCTGCACGCTCAGTAATCTTTTCAACACGCATACATCTTTCTTGCGCCATTGAGATACCATATTTATTATTGATTACGTAGAAAATAAGTGGTAAATCCCAGTTAGATGCCATGTTTAAGCACTCATGGAAGCTTCCTTCGTTAGTAGCACCATCACCCATACAGCAAATAACAATATTTCCTGTTTTTTTCATTTTTTGAGCTAGAGCGGCACCAGTACTTAATCCGTGTCCACCACCTACGATACCATTACATCCCATGTTTCCTTGTTCAAGGTCATAAACGTGCATACTTCCACCACGTCCTTTACATTGACCCGTTTCTTTACCTAGGATTTCAGCCATCATACGATCAATTTCTATACCTTTAGCAATAGTTTGACCGTGACCACGGTGATTAGAAAACATTAGGTCTTCTTTTCTTAACGGATAAATAGCTCCAACGTTAGCCGCTTCCTCTCCTACTGAATAGTGAGTCATACCGTGAACTAAACCACGAGAGTATAGTTTACTTAACTCCATATCAAAATCTCTAATAAGGTGCATTAGTTCATACATTTCTAAATGCTCTTGTTTAGTTAAATCTTTTGATGTTTTTACCATAATAACCTCCAAAGTTTGTGTATATATTTATTAAATGTATATAAATTATGTTTTAATCATATATTACGTTTATAATATACAACGTTTCTTTTTAAAAGTCAAATTTCCAATCTCAATAAAATAATAATATTTATCTAGATAAAATTTGGCGATTTGTATCAATATAAAATACCTCTGTGATGATACAGGATTATAAATTTTTGCTTATTTACTATATAATATCATTTTTTAAATCATAAATTTTTATGAGTATTTATCGTCTTTTTTATGAATACAGAATAATAAATATAAATTCTATTAATCTTTAAATTATTTTTTTTAATAATATATATCTTTTTTTAATTTTTATTATTAAGAACAATATTTTTGTATTTTACAGCTTTTCCAACCTTAATTTATATTTTTTAGTATTTTATAAAAATTGCACTTAATTAGTAATTTTCTTAAAAATATGTAAACTTTATATTGCAGAATTCAAGCAAAGCTATTGCATAAATATATTTTTTGGGTGTATAATCCTATGTACTAAAAAACTTAGAAGGAGTATTAAAATGTTTTTAAATACTGTTTGGAGTCAGCAATACAATCCAAGCGGCAATATTTGGGTATCTGCCGCCATCGCTGTGCTTCCTATTATTATTTTTCTTATTTCATTAGTTATCTTTAAATTAAAAGGTTATACAGCAGGGGCTTTAAGTATTCTGAGCTCAGCTATTATAGCTTATACCTTTTATAAAATGCCAGTCGACAAAATTGCTGGTGCAGCTGAACAAGGAGTAGTCTCAGGTTTATGGCCTGTTGCTAGCATTGTTCTATCTGCAATATTTTTATATAAACTAACTGTCAAAATTGGATGTTTTGACATTATAAAACAAAGTATTTCATCAATATCATCTGATAAAAGAATTCAAGTTCTTCTTATTGCATTTTCTTTTAATGCGTTTTTAGAAGGTGCAGCCGGTTTTGGAGCACCTGTTGCTATTACTGCTGCTATTTTAGTCGGTCTAGGTTTTAAACCTTTACAAGCTGCTGCTATCTGTTTAGTTGCAAATATTGCTGGTGGTGCTTATGGTGCAATGGGTATTCCCGTGACAATTCCAGCAAGTCTTACTGAGTTAGATGCAGTATCTCTAGGGAAAGCTACTTCGATTATTTTATGCCTAGTAACACTTATCGTAACTTTCTTATTGGTATTTATGGTAGATGGGCTTAAAGGAATAAAAGAAACTCTTCCTGCAATTTTAGTTTCAGGTGGATCTTTCGCTATCACACAGTTTATTTTCTTAAATTTTGTTGGTCCAGAATTAGTTGATGTAGTTTCTGCAATTATTAGTTTACTTTCATTAGTTATATTCTTAAGATTCTGGAGTCCAAAAAATATTTTATCAATAGAACAAAATATACTGGAAGAAAAACAAGAACTCTCTCTAAAAAAAGTAACTACAGCTTGGTTACCATTTATTTTATTAACTTTATTTGTTACTATTTTGAATACTAGTTTCTTTAAACAATTAATTCAAAACGGTAACCCCAAAATTGGTCAAAAACCTGGAGTTTTAAATTCTTTAATCTTTAATTTTCCTTATTATATAGATGGTACTGTAGCTAAAGTTGCTCCTATTACTAAGGATCCTACACCTATAAAAGCTATATTTAGTTTTGCACCTTTTACGTCAACTACTACAGCTATAGCTCTTGCTGCTATTCTTACTATAATAATTTTTAGAGTACGTGGTCGCATAATTAAACTAGTTTTAAAAGAAACTTTCCTTGAACTTTGGTCACCTATTCTTACTATATGTTCAGTTTTAGCATTTGCTTATATTTCTACATACTCAGGAATGTCTTCTACTTTAGGATTAGCATTAGCAAATACCGGAAAAATATTCCCATTACTTTCTCCTATTCTAGGTTGGATTGGAGTATTTCTTACTGGATCTGTTGTTAATAGTGGTTCACTATTTGCAGGTTTACAATCTATTACCGCTTCTCAGATTGGTGTAGATCCTACATTATTAGTAGCTGCGAATATCACAGGAGGAGCTATCGCAAAAATGATTTCACCTCAGTCAATTGCTGTTGCTGCTGCTGCTGTAGGTTTAGTAAATAAGGATAGTGAGATTTTCAAAGAAACCATTAAATGGAGTATTATCTTACTTATTTTTGCAGGTATACTGAATTTAATACTTACACATTAAAAAAAGAAGAGTTGACAAATAAGTCAACTCCTTTTTCTATGCTACATGCTCATTACAATGGCAATCTCCTGTTTTACAGTTACCGCACTCGCAGTCTTCTTTTGCATTATGACAACCGCACTCGCAGCCATCTTGACATTTACAAGTACCTTCTTTGCAATTGCCGCATTCGCAATTTTCTACAGCATCATGACAATGGCAGTGATGTTCACATTCACATTTATTCATTTTAATATCCCCCTTCGGTTTCATATATTTTAATTTTATACCGGTTATAACAGTAAAGTCAATAGATTTTCGTCTAAAGGAAACATTTCGATTTATAAACAAAAAACACTAGTAAAGTAAAGAATCTTAAAGAAAATTATTTCTTCAAGATTCCCATTTTTATATTAACTTCTCGTAACTATCTTTTATTTTATTTAACAATACTTCATCAGTTAATTCTGTTACTTCACGTAGTGTTTCAACTACACCTTTTTCTACGATTAACTCCGCAAGCTTTAGAGATTGTTCATCTTCAATTGATTTAAATGTCAGTATATATGAACATGCTTTTAATAAAGCTGAATTAGGCAATCCTAACTCCTCAGTTTCCCTAATAGGTTTAATAAATCTTTCATTATAACCTAATTTTCTAATAGGTGTGCGACAAATTCTAGAAACATTGTCTACTATACGAGGATTCTCAAAACGTTTAATAGTTTTATTTCTATACGCTGTCATCTCCTCTTTAGAAAATCCCCATTTTTTCTCAAGCAATGCACTAGTTTCTTCTAAGACAGCAATAAAGTCTTTTCTAACTTCTGTATGCTTGGCTCCATCAGATACCAACTCTATACCTAAATAGTTAGCTATGTAACTAAGAGCGGCATGCCCCGTATTTACTGTGAATAATTTTCTTTCAATAAACGGATTTAAATCTTTTACGTAGTGTACATTTTCTATATTTTTATTTTTTTCTACTTTTATCTTATCTTCTTCTATAACCCATTCACAAAACTTCTCTACTTCTACTAATAGTACATCCTCATGCTTTTGGGCTGGAACTATTCTATCTACCGCTGAATTCGGAAAACCTACACATGCCTCTACAAATTTTTGTTCTTCTTCTGTAAGCTGCTTATAAATTTCTTGTTTTAGAAAATCTGATCCTGCTATCATATTTTCACAAGCAATAATATCTAATAATTTTGTGTTATTATTTGCAACTTTTAATTTCAAACCTTCTGCAATATCTTTTGCTATTATAGGTAGCACATTTGGTCCTATAGATGTAGTAACGAGTTCGACCTCTCCTATAGCTTTGTAAAGTTCTTCTTTTTCCTCCGCTATATTTAAAGCATCAAAATTATTTAGCTCTATTTCTTCTATATTCTCATCTAATATTTTTATAGTATATGTGTCACGGCATTTTAAACCATTGACTACATCTTTATTAATATCTACAAATGTTATATGATATCCCGATTTATTAAGTAGTTCCCCTATAAAACCACGTCCTATATTCCCTGCTCCAAAATGTAAATTTTTCATTATAATACCTTCTTAACTTATATTTAGATTTTATTATTCTACTTCTGACAATAAAGTTATTACTTCTTCTTCCGTAGCTGCATTCACTAGTTTAATAACATTTTCTTGTTCAGAACAGAAAATTGCAATTTTTGATAAAAGTTCCAAGTGCTCTCCATCTTTTCCAGCAATACCAAATACGATAAACACCATTTTATCTTCAGTATCTTCTGGCTTAGAAAATGAAACTCCTCCTGGTATTTGTATTATTGAAATTCCTGTGCTTTTTATCGATTTTTTAGCCTCATCTGTCCCGTGCGGAATAGCGATAAAATTCCCCATATATGTCGATACTATTTCCTCCCTTTCTAACATTGCTGGAATATAGTCAGCATCAACATATCCATTTTCTACTAAGATTTCTCCAGCTTTTCTTATTGCTTCTTCTTTATTACTAATTTCTTGCCCTAACCTAATATCTTGTTTTTTTAAATTCATCTTAGATTCTCCTTCTAGTTTTATGCTTTCTTAATCTTTATAAATTTATTATACCTTGTCATAATTATCTAAACAATATCAAAGTCGGCAAAATAATCTTTGCCAAAATAGAGTTATATAAAAATGATGGCTATCAGTAATTTTTTACCGATAACCACTATTCTTATAATTGGAGTATATAATTTTTTAAAATTAACTCTACTTTTGTTAATATAAAATTCTTGTTCTTACTAGTTAGAGCTTCTCCAAAAATCTTATCATCCAATATAGCTATACTTATTTGACTAAGTAGTTCTGTATACTCTTGTTCATTTGGACTTACCATAATTATAAAATATTCAACCCTTTGTTCCTCTCCCATTGCATCTTTCATAGCCAGAACATTGTTAAGTGAACATATTATTATAAACGGTTCTGCTAGCTCTTTATCTAATGTATGGAAAAGAGCTATATCGGTATTAGGAATTACAACCGAACTTTTGTTATGTCTATCTAATAAACTATCAACTATTTCCTCTTTATTATTTATTACTAATGCAGAGTTTTCAAATATATTATCCAATATCTCTTCATTATTTTTTGTATTATCAGCTACAATATACTCTGTATTTTTTAAAATTATTTGGCATGCGCTACCTAACTTATCTATATTAAATGAATCCTCGCTCTTAACAAAATCATTTCTTTTAAAACTTCGACTAGCTAGTATTCTCTCCTGTATCAAACTTATATCTTTTTCTTTAAGTATAGTTGGAATTAGTAAGTAATCAATATCTTGCTCTAACTCAATCGTTGAGATAACTACATCATAATTGTTCACCAATGACTTCGTTACTTTGCTTGGAATCGTATATTCTAAATTTTTTATTTCTGGAATATTTTTTCGTATTTGACTACCTAATATTTTGGAACTTCCTATTCCACTAGCACATATTACCAGTGCTCTAATAAAGTTTTTTCGATATATTTGTTCAAAACTAGAAGCAAAATGAATAACTATGTAACTTAATTCTGTTGAATTAAAATTTATTTCATCAAAAACAACAAGTAGTTCTGATTTTATTATCAAATATAGTTCA comes from the Gemella morbillorum genome and includes:
- a CDS encoding thiamine pyrophosphate-dependent dehydrogenase E1 component subunit alpha, whose product is MVKTSKDLTKQEHLEMYELMHLIRDFDMELSKLYSRGLVHGMTHYSVGEEAANVGAIYPLRKEDLMFSNHRGHGQTIAKGIEIDRMMAEILGKETGQCKGRGGSMHVYDLEQGNMGCNGIVGGGHGLSTGAALAQKMKKTGNIVICCMGDGATNEGSFHECLNMASNWDLPLIFYVINNKYGISMAQERCMRVEKITERAASYRIKGIHVEDGNDVLAVYDAMQEAIEHARSGKGPVLVEAVSYRWFGHSASDAGKYRSREEVAEWKLKDPNVKYKNYLLENGIATEAELKEIEDRSIATINEAVEFAKESPFADGSIAFQDNYAD
- a CDS encoding mannitol-1-phosphate 5-dehydrogenase, which gives rise to MKNLHFGAGNIGRGFIGELLNKSGYHITFVDINKDVVNGLKCRDTYTIKILDENIEEIELNNFDALNIAEEKEELYKAIGEVELVTTSIGPNVLPIIAKDIAEGLKLKVANNNTKLLDIIACENMIAGSDFLKQEIYKQLTEEEQKFVEACVGFPNSAVDRIVPAQKHEDVLLVEVEKFCEWVIEEDKIKVEKNKNIENVHYVKDLNPFIERKLFTVNTGHAALSYIANYLGIELVSDGAKHTEVRKDFIAVLEETSALLEKKWGFSKEEMTAYRNKTIKRFENPRIVDNVSRICRTPIRKLGYNERFIKPIRETEELGLPNSALLKACSYILTFKSIEDEQSLKLAELIVEKGVVETLREVTELTDEVLLNKIKDSYEKLI
- a CDS encoding PTS sugar transporter subunit IIA, which encodes MNLKKQDIRLGQEISNKEEAIRKAGEILVENGYVDADYIPAMLEREEIVSTYMGNFIAIPHGTDEAKKSIKSTGISIIQIPGGVSFSKPEDTEDKMVFIVFGIAGKDGEHLELLSKIAIFCSEQENVIKLVNAATEEEVITLLSEVE
- a CDS encoding L-lactate permease, whose translation is MFLNTVWSQQYNPSGNIWVSAAIAVLPIIIFLISLVIFKLKGYTAGALSILSSAIIAYTFYKMPVDKIAGAAEQGVVSGLWPVASIVLSAIFLYKLTVKIGCFDIIKQSISSISSDKRIQVLLIAFSFNAFLEGAAGFGAPVAITAAILVGLGFKPLQAAAICLVANIAGGAYGAMGIPVTIPASLTELDAVSLGKATSIILCLVTLIVTFLLVFMVDGLKGIKETLPAILVSGGSFAITQFIFLNFVGPELVDVVSAIISLLSLVIFLRFWSPKNILSIEQNILEEKQELSLKKVTTAWLPFILLTLFVTILNTSFFKQLIQNGNPKIGQKPGVLNSLIFNFPYYIDGTVAKVAPITKDPTPIKAIFSFAPFTSTTTAIALAAILTIIIFRVRGRIIKLVLKETFLELWSPILTICSVLAFAYISTYSGMSSTLGLALANTGKIFPLLSPILGWIGVFLTGSVVNSGSLFAGLQSITASQIGVDPTLLVAANITGGAIAKMISPQSIAVAAAAVGLVNKDSEIFKETIKWSIILLIFAGILNLILTH
- a CDS encoding alpha-ketoacid dehydrogenase subunit beta codes for the protein MTKETKIMTIREAIKEAMTHEMREDENVFLMGEDVGIFGGDFGTTVGMLEEFGSERVIDTPISEAAICGAAAGAASVGMRPIVDVTFMDFVTIGMDAIVNQAAPMRYMLGGEVQVPVTYRCASGSGTGAAAQHCKALEAWFCHIPGLKVVAPGTAGDVYSILRAAIRDNNPVIYIEPKALFGRKGEVELGKVGVIGKGDIKAEGTDVTLVSWGRMLERSLQAAEELKQEGISVEVVDPITLVPLDTDLIVKSVQKTGKLVVCHDSFKTGGFGGEIVARIAESDAFDFLDSPIYRVAGADTNIPSAKNLEKLVVPDVEDIKATIKKAVNKK